The genomic DNA TTTTAGTGGAtaagatagtgtgtgtgtgtgtgtgtgtgtgtgtgtgtgtgtatacatttaAGGGTCCTACACACTCACCATGGCTTGAGCAAGGGTCTTCTGGACCAGGTTAACGCAGCGCTGGTACACAGGCTCACAGTATGGCAGAAAACCGCTCTGCAGGGCAGTAGCTACAGACGACAGACACTGAGGAAGGCAGACAGGGGGGAGATACAGTCAGCTGCCTGTTCATACACAGTTATCATCACAGAACTGAATCACTATCTGCTAAATGATTCGTACAGGCAGTAACTTCGAATCAGACACTAACTTCTAATAAAGGGAAGAGATCTTTGTCTTCATCTTTTAGCTGGTTCCATTTCTGGATCAGTGGAGGCATCAACATCTGGATGTAttcctaaaaaataacaaagattAAATGAGTCTTTAAACAGTCACAGTATGCAACTAATGAGTGGTTGTGATAATTACAGATGCATGGGGGATTTGTTGATGCTTGTTTACTGTTTGGGCATGATGTCTATACTATCACATCAGACAGTACACTCACTACTACAGAATTGAAATGAGGAAGAAACAGCAAATAGGGTGTGCTAATTTTATTAGTTGCATGCAAATGTGAAGTGAAACGGAGTCAATCTTTCTGTTTTGCATACCGGTTTATTGAGATGATGTCCCACTGAGTCTGCAAGTGTTCCAATGGCGTCGTAAAGAATGAGCAGATTTTTGTGCTGGTACTTGCTGAATGCGAACACCAGTGTGTCCAGGATAAATGCCAGGTAGGGTACCAGCTCTGTACATGCCTCCTCCTCCAAAGTGGCAAAGGCACTGAAAACAGGAGAGGGAAGGAAACATCATATAGCAAGCAATTTGTCGATATTACCtcacaacaaagaaatctgGATGAATTTCAACACCCGGAGGATAAATGTCTGTGCAGCACAAGTCCAAATGAAGTTCAGGGTTCCTAATGTGCTGTAAAATGACATGACTTTTCGTGACTTCTTGCCTACCTGCAAGCAGCCTCCTGCACACGCTTGTTGCTGTCCAGAATACGTTTGAGCAGCTCCGTCATTAGAGGCTTCAGGTAAGTATCTGGGGGCTGGCTGACAACCCAGTGGGCGTAGCGGCTGAGTGTCCAGCAGGTGATGGAACGCACCAGGGCCTTCTTGTCAGACAAACACTGGACGAGATGGGGAATGAGCTCAGGCAGGTATGGGATCATACCCTGCATACAGCCTGGGGACAGGGATTAGAACAGTGTCATTTCTTCTGATTATAAATTCTAGTGGAGACTTCACTCTccccttctttttcttttttcgccTTCTTACCTTCAGCTATAGCCCCAAGCACGAGGATGCCAGACTCTTTAACTACCCACTCAGGATGGAAGAGCAGCTCTTTGAGTAGCGGCAgaatgtgcagcagcagatcatCCCTGAACACGTTGGCCAACACGTCCAACGCAGCAGCTGAACACTTACCTAATGATTGGTAAAAAGCAGGGagacatacatacaaacatagaAGTGTGCAGACAAACATCATACAGACATCACAGGTACAGTagacacaaagaaaagacaagtgATGAATACACTGTCATATTTCCTAGCTCTCAGATAAGAGAATGGGATGAAAAGATAGAATTTGTAATCATATGGAGGCTGGAGGGACACCTAGACAGCTCCATTTGCACAGGCACAGAACTCACGCAGGTTCCAATCAGAGATAGTGTCATCGTCATCATCCAGTTCATCATCCTCATCTTCGTCGTCCTCGATCCCATCGCCCTCATGCTGCTGGGCAACTGTGCGGGAGCGATGGAAGCGCGGTCTGATGTCTTGCTCGTTGTCTGGAATGGCCTCATCTTCTTCAATGTCTCCCTGATGACGAATGTACAGAATGAAATAGAGTCATGTTAACTGTGGGGTATGAGGTGGGGTTGAGGCACTTATCCATAGAAAAAATATCACTTTAGGTATACGCTGTATTTAGAATGTTTTCACCGCTTTATCTTGTCATCAAACAGCCCCTTTTTTGAAGCCACCACcccctttgacaaaaacagttattttacctcccagaacacaggagttgctggtctgcaGCTGCATTGATTGGTtggttttaatttatatatatatatatttatatatatatatatatatatatagtattttaaAAGGTTAGTTCGGATTcaaagacacaataacacaaagaaaCGAAACGATAGAGGCAGCAGTAGAGCAGCAAcgcttcatttccccatcagaAAGGGCTGTCTATAGGGCTGATgctgactcttttttttgttattaggTTGGCCtcttttttaggtggctaaaatacactTTGCTGCTTTCCCTGCGGTAATTTGCATGGAttctgaactgtccctttaaaatgaagaaaagttgcatgtacaggtgcatctcaaaatattagaatattatagaaaagtttatttatgtcagtaattcaattcaaaaagtggaaataatacattatatagatccattacacacggaatgaaacatttcatgtcttaattcatttatcttcttctaattatgattatggaatacatttaatgaagacctaaaattcagtgtctcaaaaaaatatatatattacaaaagaccaattttaaaaagtatgtttaatacaGAAATGTTGGCATCTGAAAAGTAAGTCCATCTACATGCACTCAATTCTTGGGtggactatttgacttgaactactggaaatggacttttccatgatattctaatttattgagatgcacctgtatgtgtacatcacacagtcacacaaacGACTTAATCGAACTACATGTCATCTTGAGTCATGGGATCATTCATCTTTCCACCTACATGTACAAATATTAGGCTATATAAACTGACCTTGAGCAGGATTATGTCAATCTCAGAGTACTTCATCCCATTGACAAGCACTGGAGTGAGCCTGGAGCAGAAGCCAAAGGAAAAATGATGAGAACAAAGGGCAAGGATATGTCAGAGCCCACAAGTAATCAGTCACATGTGATTCCTGCTGTGGGCGCAGTTTAATGTGACAGTGCGGTGACGGATGTTACGGCTGAGGTCAACAGTCAGGGTTCTTAATCAGCTGTTCTGAGGTGAGGAGGAAGAATATCATCCTGGTACAAGGTCTGTACTCACTTACTGTCAAGGTTGCTATGAATCATTAGCTATCAATATTACCACTGTGAGTGTTGATTTTTGTGTTGTATGgacatgtgagtgtgtgcgtgtgtattcTTACTGGGAGAGGTGTCCACACAGCACTTCCTTACACACAGGCTGCTCCGCCAGAGTAAGCCAGAACTCACAGGCTTCCAAGGCTACATTTTCATCTTGGTCCTGAGTCCTCTGCAGCATGTACTGAGATGGAAGTAAAGGGAAATTTAATCTTTTGTACATTCAGaggtttttaaaagtaaaattaaagcacatttcaagcactttcaaggcaCTAAAACCAATCTATGTTTgaagcctttatcatcacatctaaattgttactataaatgttactaaaaataatttacaggATTAATTTATCCTTATCCTTTATCATTTATCCTCAATTTATACGGGcacttattttacttatttttttgtttaaatgttttgatcAGTATATTTAAAATTCAAGcctatttttaacttttaaaacattaCAGTCCagggtggtcggtagcgtagtgggttacgcaggcgccccatgtgtagaggctatAGTCCTCGCTGtagctggccccggttcgagtcccgcatcggacggccctttactgcatgtcattcccctctctctgccccctgtttcctgtctctcttcaactatcctgtccattaaaggcatgaaaaagcccaaaaaaaaacattacagtcCAAATTGGGCATTTTCAAAGCTTTCCCAAGGCTTTTACTTATCTGTCTACaaacttaatattttattttaaaaaaactattgcAACTACATTTGTAGCCTAAAAAGCCATCTGTCAACAGAGTGTCATCAGGAGCGTATCATTAAGGAATAAGAATGACTATTTGCTTCACTCAAACATGAGTAAATAGTGTGTTTGTTGGGAGACTATTCTCAGCTGCAGTTTAATTGCACAAGCAAGTATTTATGACACCCTAGTGTATACAGGATGGTCTCAAATTTATTGACAGTGTCTATGTTTATCATAAGGAACATGACACCCAGTGCAGGAGCACAACACACATTATtggcaatagaaaaaaaattgaaatattgtatataaatacagtaaaaccattaaaaaaagagaaaaaaagtctgatcTGAGAAATGTGTATATTCATTCTTCATCTTTACAACAGTATTTAACTAAGCTTTACTCTTCCACTCTCACTTtcaccgtctctctctctctctctaacttcCTGAACTCACTCACCTCTATGATGTTATGCATATGTGGCAGGAGACGATCCAGGCGAACTTCCAGCAACATGACTAGAGCTCTGCACACATTTTTCCTCACTTCTGGTTCCTCATCTGTCGCCAGTGCAAACAGATTCTACAGACGGGAGAGAGACGCCACAGTCAGATGCATTCTTTGTACCGTGGGAAACAACTGCAAGTActacaaacaattataataattgaatagcaaataaaatacaatgtgtGTTCCAGAACAAATATGGCAGAGGTGGGACAGTCATTACCGAAATCATGccatttatcatagccagaatgaatgaaaaaattgAACTTATTGTCAGATTTTCAaatttccaacagtccttgaatgtgTTATGAACATGACCATTAGGAAAGTTTACCAAATCTACTGAAAATAGTTCCTGCATGAagctgctcacaacaaggtgtgtggattatcttgagtaaccaggtcatTATTGCTGGATAGAGAGattgcatttttgttttcaaatggtATTTTGAGCACTACAgttaattggaaaaaaaatctgtatttcaaTATGAACTGTCATTTAAGTGCATTTTTCCCTATGTTTTGCAGCAATAGCATATTTTCCATATGGTACCAGTGCAGACATCTTAGCTCTGTAACTGCCTCTTCCAATTTTATTACTGCCTGACATTTTAAAGATGGCACATGTTGCTATTAAAAGCATCACTACTCTATGTATTTTGTTACAATATTATTTACAAATGTTACCCCGGGCAAAATATTAGGttagcattttattttaagttaatgtTCTGTCCTTTAAAGCCCAACATAGtacatgataaaaaatatatttaaaaggcCAGAAAAAGAACTACATAAAATCTAAGGTCAAATCTGATCATGCCTTGAACCTTTTGGCATGGGAGTTACAACATGATTTTCAGAAGGGATTTAAAACAAGGGGGACAAGCTGAAATGTAAAGCACACACATACTGTCAGTGAGCAGTCAGTGCAATAACTTGTATTTAGTGATGTGAGAGATAGTGGCCTGAGGGAAAGAAGTATTTCTCATTGGGGTTAGACCGTTTGTCTTCCTGACAGGGTatgtttatgtgcatttttgtgtcacagagacaaagacaacaaagacactcCAGTCAGACTTGCCTCGATGAAAGGGTCGATGTGCAGCATGAGAGCCTGAGTCCTGCTGATGATGAACTGATTAACACAGGCGATGGCATGAGACCTGCAACACAATAACCACCACTTATGAaccaaacaaacatgtttttctcacGTGTCGCATGCTATGAATGTAGCTTTTgtcttcttctctgctctgtCACTACTGATTTAACCCCTAAATGCATAAAGCATATTCActagtttttttaaagctttatttGAACTCTCAATTAAAGCTTTGAGTGTAAAAATCTGACACTTCTTATCAACCTACTTGGTGCCTACAGTAGGCACAATTGAAATCAAACTTTACAGTCAACACAAATGGGGCATTTGGAAAATGTCATACCTAATCTTGGGACTGTTGTGCTTAAAAAACTGCAGGAACTTGGGGATCATGATGTTGAGGGGACGATCCAGAATGTCACTGTCCAGGATCTCAGCAGAGTCCTCGCAGATCTTCTGCAGGGCTCCAAACGCTCCCTGAGggacaaaacaaaaaggagaaagacagagatTGTGATGAAAATGTCTACTTTCCAGACACCCAATAGAGCTGGAAAataaatcagactttatttaaacaagataattgagataaaaactatttttgtgCCACATTGTGTTACACAATGATGgtcttcttttgttttgcattatcAATCCAATGCACCCATCCCTTTAAAGTGGTGCTTGACtggaatatgttaaatatattttactaaaatgttgaatatttgtTTAGCAGAtttcagtaggttgtggaaTTGCACTTGCTATAACAAAGAtcaaattatcattttttttcatttctatatattttttacattattatttattcaaatgtatATGTACAAGGTATATTgtatttagtttatttgattaatctaatttttgtttttcaattattattttcagttaaatatattaagttcatatgttttttttgaagTTCAATAAATTAATGCTAagtaatcatatatatatatcgtgaTCTCCATATTAACCAAATTGATCGTGCTTATGATTTTTGTCATAGTCGAGCAGCACTAACAGCCAACCTCCAGGCAGGTTACACTGCAGCTGTAACAAAGGAATGTGGAGGTGGAATGGATTTAGGTTCCTGCTCACCttcctctgtttatttttacttcacACATTTTTGCAATACATTCTCAACACATTGTTAATATGTGTTCATATTGTACTGGCTCTGCAGTGAGCAAATGTAATATCACAGTGTTTATATAAggataggtcatatagaggaTCTTGTTCCAGTATTTGAACAGTCGTGCGCTCAAAAATGCGTTCAACCTCATCATCCATGATCTTCAATAGGATTCATCCCCTTCTGCTCTAATAACCTTCAAACAGTTGGCAAGCAGTCACACACTtatccacacacatacacacacaccatctctctctctgcatctcttTCTTAATACTCGCTGCTTGACTGATGGTTAGTATGCGTGTTCACTGTTCACAATATGCTGCAGACTTCAGTGTGTCTCATAAAAATGCAGCCTGAGAAGCAgatacaagaaaaaagaaaaaaaaaagcacagcaCCGACACCGACGGTGTCTGAAATGGGTTTCCATGGAAACCGTTCCCATGTCAGCATTCCTTTCAGATGACAGATACAGAACGGGCTCAAAAAATGTGGAGGAGCCAAAGGGATGAAATGAGACAAGGAGGGTAGGAGGAGGACACCATCAAGGTCACCAACCGGAGGAGACAAAGTGTAACCAAGGTGAACACACAGTCATCTCCCTCATTAGTATACACACATGTCTTAATTTTACTGTGCAGGGTACTGATAAATTAATAGGACTGTTTTTTGGGtgacataaaaacagacaaagacaaaaggATTTGATGTGTATGAGACTGGAAAAGACAAGAGAATACcacatttgttatattttgtacGACTGCTGGTAAAATGAAACGTATACACAGTATATATTCTGTAGTTTATTTGATTTATCTCTTTTACCCAGTTGattacattaaagaaaatccaatataaaaaacattggGGGTTTTTTGaagttcaataaatgcatgCTGTTTCTAAAGTCCAAAGGGTTTGAGGAGGACACCGTCAAGGTCACAAACCGGAGGAGACAAAGTGATTATGATACACACGTTTCTCAATTTTACTCTGCAGGGTACTGCTGACACATTGAAACGGACAAAGGCAAACGGATTTGATGTGTATGAGACTGGATAGTCTTGAGACATTAGCCGAAATTATTGTTTCAGTTGATAGAACATTTTGAGTGTTGATCAagtattttttaagcaaaaatacCTTGTTGTTCTAAATTGCTTGTTTCAGCTGCTAAAATTGAAACATCTGCTTCTTTCTCTACTTTATATCACTGTATGCTGATTATCTCCTTCTGTTGGTAAAATCTAATATAATTCCTGAAAATGTCACACTGCTCTCTGGGAAACTATGAATgtcattttcactattttctgggcacataaaataaaaaccagattaatcaataatcttAAACCTCGTGCAAGATCTTTAAATTTTCCAGTCtagacaaaaaaggacaataCTTTAATAGTTATGCtttgcttttttctctctcaaatgAATCATAATAGATTCAGGTTCTACAAACTATATACTATACTGAAATGTAGCTCCGTTGTGATGAATCCCATGTGAAAGTGACAGCTCACACTGACGTCAAAACATAATGCAGGTGTTTCTGTGCCCGCGTGTCAACAGAGAAGGGCAGAGAAATGGGAGTGGCCTTCAAGCATTCCAGTGACGCTGAAGCATCTCAAATGTAATCCTCCTTTCAAGTCCTGCTATGGAAGGTCATTAAACGCGAGAATGCAAGTCATGCAGATGACAGCCAGTCAGAGAAAGGGGAGGGATGCATTTAGTCAACTAAACAGCTCCTTAAGGCTCCTGCTCTGCCAAATGTCAATAATGTCACAGTACAAACCAGCAACGAGGTGACAAAGCACGTTCGTATGTAATCGTTTGCTCTCTAGAGTAACATCAAGTTGATCTTGGCAGTGCTGTTTCAGGTGCCATTAATCATGACAGTAAAACTGCTCTCAGGCAAAACCTATATAAAGACATCAACCAACATTACACTCGGCATCCAACACACCTGCTACTGTCTTTTTATAGACATGTAGAGAAGGGTGGAGCGTGGCGGCACAGGGGGTTCTTCCGACAACTCTGAAAGCACCAAAAAGACCTATGGTTCAGCTGCAACTGCTGATACCACTGAGGCAATGAGATGTTAACAGGACTGagccatatcgtatcattcacgataatactggtatattttttttatatgataaaaaaaaaagcatatcgCAATAATGGCAACATTCTTGACGTAGGGAcgtcaaatcattgcattcaggtacaaaagtatcagcatcgaaatgtacttaaagtaactaaactaaaagtactcgttatgcagaatgacccacttagattgttgtatataattctatatatattgttgccagataattatttttgaagcatttatgtgagcagcattttcatgttgtcaaggtagggctgattttaactacttaataatttttaattattaattatgtttttcatgttaaatgttgatgtgaaaaataactaaagctggcactgaaaaatacaatacttgcctttaaaatgtagtgaagtagaagtataaagttaagtAGATGTACCTCATAATTGTActaaaatacagtacttgagtc from Centropristis striata isolate RG_2023a ecotype Rhode Island chromosome 19, C.striata_1.0, whole genome shotgun sequence includes the following:
- the tnpo1 gene encoding transportin-1 isoform X1 produces the protein MECEWKPDEQGLQQILQLLKESQSPDTSTQRSVQQRLEQLNQYPDFNNYLIFVLTKLKSEDEPTRSLSGLILKNNVKAHYQNFPNGVSDFIKSECLQNIGDSSPLIRATVGILITTIASKGELQNWPELLPKLCLLLDSEDYNTCEGAFGALQKICEDSAEILDSDILDRPLNIMIPKFLQFFKHNSPKIRSHAIACVNQFIISRTQALMLHIDPFIENLFALATDEEPEVRKNVCRALVMLLEVRLDRLLPHMHNIIEYMLQRTQDQDENVALEACEFWLTLAEQPVCKEVLCGHLSQLTPVLVNGMKYSEIDIILLKGDIEEDEAIPDNEQDIRPRFHRSRTVAQQHEGDGIEDDEDEDDELDDDDDTISDWNLRKCSAAALDVLANVFRDDLLLHILPLLKELLFHPEWVVKESGILVLGAIAEGCMQGMIPYLPELIPHLVQCLSDKKALVRSITCWTLSRYAHWVVSQPPDTYLKPLMTELLKRILDSNKRVQEAACSAFATLEEEACTELVPYLAFILDTLVFAFSKYQHKNLLILYDAIGTLADSVGHHLNKPEYIQMLMPPLIQKWNQLKDEDKDLFPLLECLSSVATALQSGFLPYCEPVYQRCVNLVQKTLAQAMLYQSQPDQYEAPDKDFMIVALDLLSGLAEGLGGTIEELVARSNILTLMYQCMQDKMPEVRQSSFALLGDLTKACFQHVKPCIADFMPILGTNLNPELISVCNNATWAIGEISIQMGSEMQPYVAMVLHQLVEIINRPNTPKTLLENTAITIGRLGYVCPQEVAPMLQQFIRPWCTSLRNIRDNEEKDSAFRGICTMISVNPGGVVQDFIFFCDAVASWVNPKDDLRDMFYKILHGFKNQVGEDNWSRFSDQFPMPLKERLATFYGV
- the tnpo1 gene encoding transportin-1 isoform X2, which codes for MECEWKPDEQGLQQILQLLKESQSPDTSTQRSVQQRLEQLNQYPDFNNYLIFVLTKLKSEDEPTRSLSGLILKNNVKAHYQNFPNGVSDFIKSECLQNIGDSSPLIRATVGILITTIASKGELQNWPELLPKLCLLLDSEDYNTCEGAFGALQKICEDSAEILDSDILDRPLNIMIPKFLQFFKHNSPKIRSHAIACVNQFIISRTQALMLHIDPFIENLFALATDEEPEVRKNVCRALVMLLEVRLDRLLPHMHNIIEYMLQRTQDQDENVALEACEFWLTLAEQPVCKEVLCGHLSQLTPVLVNGMKYSEIDIILLKGDIEEDEAIPDNEQDIRPRFHRSRTVAQQHEGDGIEDDEDEDDELDDDDDTISDWNLREFCACANGAV